A portion of the Trachemys scripta elegans isolate TJP31775 chromosome 11, CAS_Tse_1.0, whole genome shotgun sequence genome contains these proteins:
- the DBI gene encoding acyl-CoA-binding protein, with amino-acid sequence MSQAEFDKAAEEVKQLKSQPTDEEMLYIYSHFKQATVGDINTERPGFLDFKGKAKWDAWNSLKGMAKEEAMKAYIAKVEELKGKYGI; translated from the exons ATGTCTCAG GCTGAGTTTGATAAAGCTGCTGAAGAAGTTAAGCAACTGAAGTCTCAACCGACAGATGAAGAAATGCTGTACATCTACAGTCACTTCAAACAAGCTACAGTTGGAGATATAAACACAG AGCGCCCTGGTTTTCTTGACTTCAAAGGCAAAGCGAAGTGGGATGCCTGGAATTCATTAAAAG GAATGGCCAAAGAAGAGGCAATGAAAGCTTACATAGCAAAAGTGGAAGAATTAAAGGGCAAATATGGCATATAA